GTGAATTATTTGCTGCAACGGCATCACCAGCTTTATTTACTACTACTTTCAACACGTAAGATCGGGTAGCTGAAAGATCAGTGGTTACGTCAAAAGTATGGTCATAAGTACCTCCTGCACCGATAACAGGCGAAATCGTCTGCTCTCTTACAAGATTATTGTCCAGATAATAACTGACATTGAAATTCTCGTTACTGCTTGCGTCATCCAGATTTTTTATTCTGATTTTAACACTTGTTGAAGCCGATAATTCGGTGGATGTCAATTTCCGACCGGAGGATGCAGGTGTAAGAATTGCATCAATTTTTAAATCATTATCTGACATCGTTCCCGCACAACTTCCGCTATCAGGTTTTCTAGACAAGGCAATTCCTCTTCTTCCAGGATTTCCATTGATACGCGCTCTAACGGTTACCCAATAAGTTTGATCTTTTGACAAACCGCTGAAAGTATAATTGTTGTCAGTTGTTGTTCCGACAGAAACCATTTCATCACCTTGCAGCATCATAACCTCATAATCGGTAGCACCTGGAACCGCATCCCAGTTCATAGCAATATATCCCTCGCATTGAACAGGATTTAACACAGGTGCAGGAACGCCGACAATAGTAAAAGCTTCACTGGTAGTCACCTGATTTGTACCATTTTTTGTAATCCTTATTTTCGCCTGACTCGTGGTTACGGAAGGAATTGTCCAGCTTAACTGACGAAGGCTTGCATCAACGGCCGTGTTGATATCAATCCAGGAAGAACCGTTATCAACAGAATATTGAACAGAAAATCCATTTGAATCATTACTATAAGAATCCCAGTTGACGTACATCAACTCACCGTTGGCAACGTGCTCATTTCCGATCGGATAGGTAATAGTCGTTTCAATTGGAACGGCGTCATAAACGATAAAATATTCCTGTCTTGGATTTTGATTTATGGCCGTTCCTTTAATTGTGATCGTATAATTTCCGGCAGCTGGTTTATCAATTACAACCTGTTCAATATTGTTGATATGGTCGGCACCGGTTGTTGCCGGATTATTTACATTCGCAGGAGCAGCGTCTAAAAGTTTTGGCAAAGTCTTTACTAATGAAGGATCCGTAACTTCAAGATCAAGGTCATTTACCAAAGTCTGGCTCGAAAGGATTGCTGCGGCCGGATCGTTCCAGTACAACATTACTTTCAGCTGCGCAGTATTTTCAGGGACTGAAATGGTATGTGTTTTAGAAGATCCATTGGTCAGAGAATCATTCGCATAACTTTTACTTTCCAGCATTTTTACTGAACGCAAAAGATTTACCCAGCCAAAACCATATTTATAATCCGGCCCTGCATTTCCCTTATCTATTCCTCCATTACATACTAATGCTTTTATCAATCCATTTTTTGGGTTGGCGCCACCATTCAACTTTCTGTATTGTTGATATAATAAGGCAATACTACCGGTTACTGCTGGCGTAGACATGCTTGTCCCCGATGATAATCCGTATGCATTGGTCGGAATTGTTGATATAATATTTGTTCCCTGCGCAACAATTTCAGGTTTGATCCGACCATCCTTTGCCGGGCCTCTGCTTGAACTTTCTGAAATATTACCTTCCAAGGTTGTATTACCTACGCTGATGATATTTTTTGCACTTTGATATCCTCCTAAAACATTTCCAAAACCTGTTGGAAAAGGGCTGCAAGTATTTGCTCCGCTATTACCTGCTGCAAAAACATTCTCCAGGTAGGGCATCTGAAAAGCCTGTTGATCCAACATTTGCGAATACAAATCATAAGTACCAAATGACTCACAACTGGTCACATCATTGCCGTAAGAATTATTGGTTACCACCATGCCATAATCTTTGACATAAGTGGGTAAAAACGCCAGGATGTTAGAATAATAATGAGCCAGGATAGTAGCCTTTGGAGCATAACCTTTATATTTTTCACTGATAATACCTGCGCCGCCAATGGTTCCCATTACATGCAGACCATGAGATCCACTTACCTCCACAGCTTCCCTGTTAATAATCCGGTTGGTAAAATCTACATGTAAAAGCGGATCTGAATTATCACCAATCCCTATTACAACACCTTCTCCATGCAAATTACGATTTCCGGATGTAGTAGAACCTAGTACATTTGCCCTCGAATTTACAGTGCTATGGTCATTCACAGGTGTATCTTTCTTGGGAACTGCCTGCACATATTGGACAAAAGGAAGTAGAGCCAGTTCGCCTACACGGCTGACTGGTATACGCAACTCCAGTATTCCGTATGTCTTGAAAAGATCAGAAGTGATCGAAAAACTTCTGTTTCTTAATTCATCTGAAACTTCCTGAAACGAAAACGACTTGGGGAAACTTACCCAAACGTCAACTGTACCCGCAACTTTGACTGCGTGTGCTGGAAAATTTCCGTTGGCAAGAGAAACATGCATTTTTTGTGCGGCAGATAATTCGATGACTGATCGCGCCTTAACTCGCTGTAAAGCAGCGGCGGAAATATTTCCGGTGGTCGTTGCAGAATAGGCGTTATTTGGTATATAGTCGAGCAACTGTATTCCGTTTTCGTTTAATTCTCTGGTTTCTGCTTCTGTTGGGATTCCTTCAAACTGTATGATGACAAACGATTTCCGGTTGAGAGAAATCTTTTTACGGTTTAGCTCAGCAACGCCTGACACAGAAATATTTTTCTCCGGGGTGAACGATTCGTTCCTTAATAACAGCCGGTATTGCGCAAATGCAGCATTAGAAATGAATACAACTAATGTGGCAACAAAGTAGAATTTTTTCAATATTACTAATTTTTAAAGTAGAAGTATTTTACTGGGTTAAAATAGAATTACTTCTAATGTCAAATAAAAATTAGTTAGATGCAATATATAGACTAATATTTTTTTACTACAAAAATTCAGAAGTCAGAAACGACTGTTAAATAAATTCAGCGATGAAGTTTTATTTATTATTTAAAACATATTTCCAGACACTAAAATGTGTTTTGTTATTCATGAAAGAGTGAAGTAACTTCGTCGCCTCTAATGGATTTTTTTTCGAAAAACACAATTCATTTTCCACATCATAAATTGCTGATAACCAAACTAAACAGCATTTATGATCCCTAATTAGTTACTTATGGATTTATATGGTTTAATAGGATTTCCCCTGACACATTCTTTTTCCAAGCGTTACTTTTCAGAAAAATTTGTGCGGGAAGGAATCCTGAATTGCAGCTACGATCTTTATGAAATGCCTAAGCTTGAAAACTTGTCGGCATTACTAAAAAGACATCCGGAATTGAAAGGTTTAAATGTTACAATTCCATATAAACAGGAAATAATACCTTTTCTGGACGATCTGGATGATGCATCTGCGGAAAGAATCGGCGCTGTGAATACAATAAAAGTTTTTGCAGACGGCAGCACAAAGGGCTACAATACAGATTATTACGGGTTCAGACAATCCATTTCCGAGTGGATGGACCGCCGCGGAGAAGCCTGCTGTAACTTCAAAGCATTGGTGTTAGGAAACGGAGGTGCAGCACAAGCCGTGAAAACAGCTTTGGAAGATATGAAAACAGAATATGTAGTAGTATCCAGACAAAAAAGTGCGGATTCAATCACTTACGAAGAGTTGACGCAGGAGATTATGGCAAGCCATCTTCTGATAATTAATACTACGCCGCTGGGTACTTTTCCTAAAACTGAGACTTGCCCGGAAATACCATATCAGTTTATTTCCAAAGGTCATTTCCTGTACGATTTAGTCTACAACCCTACTACAACGCTTTTTATGAAAAATGGCGCAGCTCAGGGAGCTGTTGTGCATAACGGATTAAAAATGTTGGAAATGCAGGCGGAAAAAGCCTGGGATATCTGGACTTCGGAAGAGGAAATGTGGAGTATTTAGGCATTCAAATAATAACTCCACAAATCATCCTGAACCTTTTCAGAACCTGTCAATATTCCTTTCGGCAGCGGGGCTTTGATTCCGCTGCCGATTGTTTTTAAACTCTGGCACCTTCTTATTTCATCCCACAAACCAGAATCCAGAAACGAAGACAAAACTTTTGCCCCGCCTTCTACGATTATTGATTGAATACCACGTTTATGAAGTTGGTAAAGCATTTCTTCTATTTCATTTTCACCTTCATTTATTTTTAAAAAAGAAGTACTGAAATTTTCTGAATATCTTTCAGGGACCGTAACAGGAACCGTTTCTTTATTATAATTAACTACAATCGTTGGTTGTACGTTATCGAATAAATTTAAAGAATCCGGAAGTTGAAGATTTCGATCCAAAACAATTCTTACCGGATTTCTCCCTTCCCAATTACGGACATTTAGTTTCGGATCATCATTTAACGCAGTATTATAGCCGACTAAAATTGCATCTTCTTCTGACCTCCATTTATGCACGCGCATGCCTGAAAATTCACCACTAATCTGAATGGGTTCACCGTTTTTTCCACCTATAAAACCATCAGCAGTTTCCGCCCATTTTAAAATAATATAAGGCCGTTTTTTTATAAAACTTGTAAAAAAACGTTTGTTTAATTTCAACCCTTCATCAGCCAAAACATCACAAACCACCTCAATTCCAACTGATTGTAAAAGTGAAATTCCCCTGCCAAAAACCAATGGATTGGGGTCTCCATTACAGATAACTACTTTTTTCACATTTTTACTGACAAGCAAATCTGCACAGGGCGGCGTTTTTCCGGTATGCGAACAAGGTTCTAATGTTACATATGCAGTGGCTTCGGAAAACAGATGCTCATTATTCCTTTTGATCACATCTTCAACCGCACGCACCTCCGCATGCGGGCCACCATATTGCCGGTGCCAGCCTTCTCCGATAATCTCGTCGTTATGTACAATCACGCAGCCAACCATGGGGTTGGGACTGACACTTCCACGGCCATATTCTGCAAGCAATAATGCCCGCTGCATCCACTTGATATCCTCATTCATTTGACAAAAATACAAACCTCGTTTCAAACTCAACTTTCGTGAGTTCTTATAATTTGCTAACTTTCCGACATCAGAATAAAAAATCAACTAAAAATGACTTCGGCTCGTCAGTTATATCAACATATTGTTAGTGGAATTAAAGTTTATCCGCCTAAAGAAACCCAGGCCATAGCGTTCATGCTTCTGGAACATTATATGCGGTTAAGAAATATCGACGTGCTCGTTGATCGCCCTGTTCCTGAAAATACTGCACAGCCTGATTGGGAAGGAATTATCGAGCGGTTGAATAACAACGAACCTGTTCAGCATATTATAGGTTCAACAGAATTTTGCGGACTGGAATTCCGTGTTTCATCATCCGTTTTGATACCTCGTCCGGAAACAGAAGAACTTGTTCAGATGGTAACGCGCGATTACGCTGAACCTGATAAAGACGTTTCCATTCTTGATATTGGTACAGGAAGTGGCTGTATTGCCATTGTTCTGGCCCGTTTTCTTCCACATGTAACTGTTCACGCCTGGGATGTTTCGGATGAAGCACTTTCTGTGGCTCGTGAAAATGCGAGACAACTCATTGCAGATGTGCAGTTTGCAAAACAGGATATGCTGAATGTAACATTCCCATTACCTGGAAATATTATCAAATTCGATTGTCTGGTGAGTAATCCGCCTTACGTAACATACTCGGAAGCAGAAACTATGCGTCCTAATGTACTTCGTTTTGAGCCGCATGAAGCACTTTTCGTAGAAGACAGCGACCCGCAATTATTTTATAAAGCGATTGCCGATTTCGGTGTTCATCACCTTAAAACCGGCGGAAAATGTTATGTAGAAATTAACGAACATTTTGGTGCAGGAACAAAACAGGTTTTTGAAGAAAGAGGCTATAACAAGGTAGAAATTCTTCGTGACATCCACGGAAAAGACAGATTTGTGCGCGCGGTTTGGGATAAATAATTGAAGGTCAAAACAGATTTTTGATATAATTTATTTGTCTGAATTCAATCCCGAAGGGATGACATTATTATAGCAGTGATCTGACCTTGCGATCAAAAAACCCCGAAGGGGTGGCATATGATTATCAACCAATTGTCGACAACATAAAATTCTTTCCTAAACCCCGGAAATCCGTGGTAAAATAAACACTACATGTATTTAGAAAAGGTAAAAGAAGTACTTGACGAAATGAAAAAGGTAGTGGTTGGGCAGGACAGACTGCTCAACCGATTACTAATAGGACTTTTTACCGGCGGACACATCCTTCTGGAAGGTGTTCCCGGACTAGCCAAAACATTGACGATCAACGTAATGGCAAAAGTGCTTCAACTGGATTTTCGCCGTATACAGTTTACTCCCGATTTATTACCGGCCGATTTAATTGGTACGATGATCTACAAACCAAAAATCGGAGATTATGAAGTAAAAAAAGGTCCGATTTTCTCCAATATTATTCTTGCTGATGAAGTTAACCGCTCTCCTGCAAAAGTGCAATCCGCACTTTTGGAAGCGATGCAGGAAAAGCAGGTCACAATCGGCGACCAGACTTATTTTCTCGATAAACCTTTTGTAGTTCTCGCAACTCAAAATCCGGTTGAACAGGAAGGAACTTATCCGTTGCCCGAAGCTCAGATTGACCGTTTTATGATGAAAGTCTATGTGGATTATCTCAATAAAACAGAAGAACTGGAAGTAATGCGCCGGATGTCGAATATCAATTTTGACTACCAGATCAAACCGATTCTGAACAAGGAAGATCTTTTTGCCATCCGGGAAAATGTCAATAATGTCAATATTTCAGAAACGCTGGAACGCTATATCATTGAACTTGTTTTTGCAACCCGTCGGCCTTTGGATTATGGTTTGCGGGATGAAGCGCGATATATTCAGTTTGGGGTTTCTCCCCGTGCGACAATTTATTTAAACAGAGCGGCAAAGGCATTGGCATATCTGGAAGGGCGCGATTACGTTTTGCCGGAAGATATTAAGGAGCTTGCACCGGATATCATGAACCACCGGATTTTATTGAATTACGAAGCAGAAGCGGATGGCGTAAAAACCACGACAATTATTGATTCAATATTGAGAAAAGTGGCAATCGGATAATTTTTCAATTTAAAATAATCAGGGTACCGGATCATGCCCGTGACCGCCCCAGGGATGGCATCTTGAAAATCTTTTCAATCCCATCGGCACACCTTTCAAAACACCATATTTTCTAATGGCTTCGATCATATATTGTGAG
The sequence above is drawn from the Dyadobacter subterraneus genome and encodes:
- a CDS encoding S8 family serine peptidase — encoded protein: MKKFYFVATLVVFISNAAFAQYRLLLRNESFTPEKNISVSGVAELNRKKISLNRKSFVIIQFEGIPTEAETRELNENGIQLLDYIPNNAYSATTTGNISAAALQRVKARSVIELSAAQKMHVSLANGNFPAHAVKVAGTVDVWVSFPKSFSFQEVSDELRNRSFSITSDLFKTYGILELRIPVSRVGELALLPFVQYVQAVPKKDTPVNDHSTVNSRANVLGSTTSGNRNLHGEGVVIGIGDNSDPLLHVDFTNRIINREAVEVSGSHGLHVMGTIGGAGIISEKYKGYAPKATILAHYYSNILAFLPTYVKDYGMVVTNNSYGNDVTSCESFGTYDLYSQMLDQQAFQMPYLENVFAAGNSGANTCSPFPTGFGNVLGGYQSAKNIISVGNTTLEGNISESSSRGPAKDGRIKPEIVAQGTNIISTIPTNAYGLSSGTSMSTPAVTGSIALLYQQYRKLNGGANPKNGLIKALVCNGGIDKGNAGPDYKYGFGWVNLLRSVKMLESKSYANDSLTNGSSKTHTISVPENTAQLKVMLYWNDPAAAILSSQTLVNDLDLEVTDPSLVKTLPKLLDAAPANVNNPATTGADHINNIEQVVIDKPAAGNYTITIKGTAINQNPRQEYFIVYDAVPIETTITYPIGNEHVANGELMYVNWDSYSNDSNGFSVQYSVDNGSSWIDINTAVDASLRQLSWTIPSVTTSQAKIRITKNGTNQVTTSEAFTIVGVPAPVLNPVQCEGYIAMNWDAVPGATDYEVMMLQGDEMVSVGTTTDNNYTFSGLSKDQTYWVTVRARINGNPGRRGIALSRKPDSGSCAGTMSDNDLKIDAILTPASSGRKLTSTELSASTSVKIRIKNLDDASSNENFNVSYYLDNNLVREQTISPVIGAGGTYDHTFDVTTDLSATRSYVLKVVVNKAGDAVAANNSLTKTFVQLSNASVTMPFSDDMEALPQQEYFTRQMGFSGSDRYDFTGSTASGRIRTFVNSGVAYSGNRALTMDTDRYMADGNTNYLDATFNLSAFNAASDDIRMNFRYKNHGEASSADNKVWIRGKDTDAWIEVYNLFTNQSGVTEGYKLSADIEISHILAANGKSFSPSFQIRWGQFGKLLVSDVYNGSGYSFDNIQLFQVSNDAQLVSLNNPVGGCGMGNSEFVKVTVRNNSANNLSQIPVKFQIDHGAIITEAITSLSGKTSVDYTFTATADLSGPGPHTVKVWTDLSSDSNRSNDVIITEMYNSPIISSFPYLEDFEKGSGYWYTGGTNVSLAYGTPSSTKISSAASGTKAWKTGLAGSYSVNETSYLYSPCLDVRGMVVPTLSFNVALDFEDCGKAACDVAYMEYSTDGITWRRLGANNIGTNWYNKTYTNNNAWSIQDYTRWHVATIALPAGSANLRLRFVVKTDGDITREGIAIDDIHIYDNRNNIYDGSSMSVAAVSSAGDKEWVNYTSNGALIASVYANNQNLGATDVRVYMNSGSSIRYTNGQYYGNRNITIKPTNYILSDSVTVRFYFLDTEMEKLISATGCSTCGKPASAVELGISKYSDTNDANEDGNVANNNSSGWLFINAPKVKKVPFDKGYYAEFKVKNLSEFWLSKETMGVVTPLPVELLSFTARKKEGADSSPDVITEWVTSAEVNFSHFEVEVAKGNDALKLGQFTKLGDVLADGSPKAGQHYSFVDYEANKSDVRYYRLKMVDLDETFQYSKAVSVVFDNTISWQVYPNPSKDIFNIVYQANVGEQVSVNVIDLTGRYSSKNNLPANGSIQKHQINLGSSQFSPGLYLVEVVAGKKKEVFRVMKSSN
- a CDS encoding shikimate dehydrogenase family protein, with the translated sequence MDLYGLIGFPLTHSFSKRYFSEKFVREGILNCSYDLYEMPKLENLSALLKRHPELKGLNVTIPYKQEIIPFLDDLDDASAERIGAVNTIKVFADGSTKGYNTDYYGFRQSISEWMDRRGEACCNFKALVLGNGGAAQAVKTALEDMKTEYVVVSRQKSADSITYEELTQEIMASHLLIINTTPLGTFPKTETCPEIPYQFISKGHFLYDLVYNPTTTLFMKNGAAQGAVVHNGLKMLEMQAEKAWDIWTSEEEMWSI
- the ribD gene encoding bifunctional diaminohydroxyphosphoribosylaminopyrimidine deaminase/5-amino-6-(5-phosphoribosylamino)uracil reductase RibD → MNEDIKWMQRALLLAEYGRGSVSPNPMVGCVIVHNDEIIGEGWHRQYGGPHAEVRAVEDVIKRNNEHLFSEATAYVTLEPCSHTGKTPPCADLLVSKNVKKVVICNGDPNPLVFGRGISLLQSVGIEVVCDVLADEGLKLNKRFFTSFIKKRPYIILKWAETADGFIGGKNGEPIQISGEFSGMRVHKWRSEEDAILVGYNTALNDDPKLNVRNWEGRNPVRIVLDRNLQLPDSLNLFDNVQPTIVVNYNKETVPVTVPERYSENFSTSFLKINEGENEIEEMLYQLHKRGIQSIIVEGGAKVLSSFLDSGLWDEIRRCQSLKTIGSGIKAPLPKGILTGSEKVQDDLWSYYLNA
- the prmC gene encoding peptide chain release factor N(5)-glutamine methyltransferase, producing MTSARQLYQHIVSGIKVYPPKETQAIAFMLLEHYMRLRNIDVLVDRPVPENTAQPDWEGIIERLNNNEPVQHIIGSTEFCGLEFRVSSSVLIPRPETEELVQMVTRDYAEPDKDVSILDIGTGSGCIAIVLARFLPHVTVHAWDVSDEALSVARENARQLIADVQFAKQDMLNVTFPLPGNIIKFDCLVSNPPYVTYSEAETMRPNVLRFEPHEALFVEDSDPQLFYKAIADFGVHHLKTGGKCYVEINEHFGAGTKQVFEERGYNKVEILRDIHGKDRFVRAVWDK
- a CDS encoding AAA family ATPase — protein: MYLEKVKEVLDEMKKVVVGQDRLLNRLLIGLFTGGHILLEGVPGLAKTLTINVMAKVLQLDFRRIQFTPDLLPADLIGTMIYKPKIGDYEVKKGPIFSNIILADEVNRSPAKVQSALLEAMQEKQVTIGDQTYFLDKPFVVLATQNPVEQEGTYPLPEAQIDRFMMKVYVDYLNKTEELEVMRRMSNINFDYQIKPILNKEDLFAIRENVNNVNISETLERYIIELVFATRRPLDYGLRDEARYIQFGVSPRATIYLNRAAKALAYLEGRDYVLPEDIKELAPDIMNHRILLNYEAEADGVKTTTIIDSILRKVAIG
- the yidD gene encoding membrane protein insertion efficiency factor YidD, whose translation is MKFLLIGLVRIYQGVLSPYLPNSCRYTPTCSQYMIEAIRKYGVLKGVPMGLKRFSRCHPWGGHGHDPVP